A single genomic interval of Noviherbaspirillum cavernae harbors:
- the dnaN gene encoding DNA polymerase III subunit beta, whose amino-acid sequence MQLVKTQRDTLLRPLQIVSGIVERRHTLPILANILIRKEGEKVSFLSTDIEVQITTNAEVGSGGEVAATTVAARKLLDILRALPDTGDVSLSLVNKRMTVQSGKSRFALQTLAAEEFPTVAQAEHFNARVTLPQKTLKHLFNMVHFAMAQQDIRYYLNGLLLVVDGKNVIAVATDGHRLAFCQVETDQDFPRQEVIIPRKTILELQRLLEENDQPVQLEIANNQVKLSFADIELISKLVEGKFPDYTRVIPKGYKNGFTIDRLQLLHSLQRAAIMTSDKFKGVRWIISPGSLKISSTNADQEEAVEELEVDYGGDSVDIGFNVTYLLDVLNNLKGDNINIALGDANSSALITVPDNADFKYVVMPMRI is encoded by the coding sequence ATGCAATTGGTTAAAACCCAACGAGACACGCTTCTCCGGCCACTGCAGATCGTGAGCGGTATTGTCGAGCGTCGGCACACCTTGCCGATTCTGGCCAATATCCTCATTCGCAAGGAAGGCGAAAAAGTGTCGTTCCTGTCGACCGACATCGAAGTGCAGATCACGACCAACGCCGAAGTCGGCAGCGGCGGCGAAGTGGCGGCGACCACGGTGGCCGCGCGCAAGCTGCTCGATATCCTGCGCGCACTGCCCGATACCGGCGACGTTTCGCTGTCGCTGGTCAACAAGCGGATGACGGTCCAGTCCGGCAAATCGCGTTTTGCCTTGCAGACGCTGGCCGCGGAAGAATTCCCGACCGTCGCGCAGGCCGAGCATTTCAACGCCAGGGTCACGCTGCCGCAAAAGACGCTGAAGCACCTGTTCAACATGGTGCATTTCGCGATGGCGCAGCAGGATATCCGTTACTACCTGAACGGTCTGCTGCTGGTGGTCGATGGCAAGAACGTGATCGCGGTGGCGACCGACGGTCATCGCCTCGCATTCTGTCAGGTGGAAACCGATCAGGATTTCCCGCGCCAGGAAGTGATCATTCCGCGCAAGACGATTCTGGAATTGCAGCGCCTGCTGGAGGAAAACGATCAGCCGGTGCAACTCGAGATCGCCAACAATCAGGTCAAGCTGAGCTTCGCCGATATCGAACTGATTTCGAAGCTGGTCGAAGGCAAGTTCCCCGACTACACACGCGTGATTCCGAAGGGTTACAAGAACGGTTTCACGATTGACCGCCTGCAGTTGCTGCATTCGCTGCAGCGCGCAGCGATCATGACTAGCGACAAGTTCAAGGGTGTGCGTTGGATCATCAGCCCCGGCAGCCTGAAGATCAGCTCCACCAATGCCGATCAGGAAGAAGCAGTCGAGGAACTCGAAGTCGATTATGGCGGCGACAGCGTCGATATCGGCTTCAACGTCACCTACCTGCTCGACGTGTTGAACAACCTCAAGGGCGACAACATCAACATCGCGCTGGGCGACGCCAATTCGTCGGCGTTGATCACGGTGCCCGACAACGCCGACTTCAAGTACGTCGTGATGCCGATGCGCATTTGA
- the gyrB gene encoding DNA topoisomerase (ATP-hydrolyzing) subunit B, whose amino-acid sequence MSAIPQENTTSAQQSQYGASSIQILEGLEAVRKRPGMYIGDTSDGTGLHHLVFEVLDNSIDEALAGYCSEIHVTIHADNSISITDNGRGIPTGIKWDDKHEPKRSAAEIVMTELHAGGKFDQNSYKVSGGLHGVGVSCVNALSKLLKLTIRRDGKVHAMEFAKGVVQNRELETQDGVAVSPIKVSGETDKRGTEVHFWADEEIFTHVEFHYDILAKRIRELSFLNNGVHIKLTDQRTGKEEDFAFEGGTRGFVEYINKAKSVLHPTIFQATGEKMSEHGTNISVDVSMQWNDAFNEQVLCFTNNIPQRDGGAHLTGLRAAMTRVINKYIEENDFAKKAKVEISGDDMREGLTCVLSVKVPEPKFSSQTKDKLVSSEVRGPVEDIVAKTLTDYLMEKPNDAKIICGKIVEAARAREAARKARELTRRKGIMDGLGLSAKLADCQEKDPALCELYIVEGDSAGGSAKQGRDRKFQAILPLRGKVLNVEKARFEKMLSSEQITTLIATLGTSIGPDEFNVEKLRYHRIIIMTDADVDGAHIRTLLLTLLYRQMPQLVERGHVYIAQPPLYKVKHGRDERYLKDNVEEAQYMMQVALHDAALVPAEGAAPITDDALAELVRQYNTANAIIMRLARAMDEAALSAIMTGVTLNLDTVADAETSAAALTRAINEPGVEIIVKSDELSDKHMLRVQRHHFGNLKVSVMDADFVASPDYQILANAAATFKGLIGAGALVRRGQGEKAKEIAIRDFHEAMNWLRDEAERGVSKQRYKGLGEMNPAQLWETTMDPTVRRLLRVQIEDAIAADQIFSTLMGDDVEPRRAFIELNALQAGNIDV is encoded by the coding sequence ATGTCCGCGATCCCTCAAGAAAACACCACTTCCGCACAGCAAAGCCAGTACGGCGCATCCTCGATCCAGATCCTCGAAGGGCTGGAAGCGGTGCGCAAGCGGCCCGGCATGTACATCGGTGACACCTCGGACGGGACGGGCCTGCATCACCTTGTATTCGAAGTGCTGGACAACTCGATCGACGAGGCGCTGGCCGGCTATTGCAGCGAGATCCATGTCACGATTCATGCGGACAATTCGATCTCGATCACCGACAACGGCCGCGGCATCCCGACCGGCATCAAATGGGACGACAAGCACGAGCCCAAGCGCAGCGCGGCCGAAATCGTGATGACCGAGCTGCATGCCGGCGGCAAGTTCGACCAGAACTCGTACAAGGTTTCCGGCGGCCTGCACGGCGTCGGCGTGTCCTGCGTCAATGCGCTCTCGAAGCTGCTGAAGCTCACCATTCGTCGCGATGGCAAGGTGCACGCGATGGAATTCGCCAAGGGCGTGGTGCAGAACCGCGAACTCGAAACGCAGGATGGCGTTGCTGTCTCGCCGATCAAGGTCAGCGGCGAGACCGACAAGCGCGGCACCGAAGTGCATTTCTGGGCCGACGAGGAAATCTTCACGCATGTCGAATTCCACTACGACATCCTCGCCAAGCGTATCCGCGAACTGTCCTTCTTGAACAACGGCGTGCACATCAAGCTCACCGACCAGCGCACTGGGAAGGAAGAGGATTTCGCGTTCGAAGGCGGCACCCGCGGCTTCGTCGAGTACATCAACAAGGCCAAGAGCGTGCTGCACCCGACCATCTTCCAGGCCACCGGCGAAAAGATGTCCGAGCACGGGACCAATATCAGCGTCGACGTCTCGATGCAGTGGAATGACGCCTTCAACGAGCAGGTGCTGTGCTTCACCAACAACATCCCGCAGCGCGACGGCGGCGCGCACCTGACCGGCCTGCGCGCGGCGATGACGCGTGTCATTAACAAGTACATCGAGGAAAACGATTTCGCGAAAAAGGCCAAGGTCGAAATTTCCGGCGATGACATGCGCGAAGGCCTGACCTGCGTGCTGTCGGTGAAGGTGCCCGAGCCGAAGTTCAGCTCGCAGACCAAGGACAAGCTGGTGTCCTCCGAAGTGCGCGGCCCGGTCGAAGACATTGTCGCCAAGACGCTGACCGACTATCTGATGGAAAAGCCGAACGACGCCAAGATCATCTGCGGCAAGATCGTCGAAGCCGCCCGCGCCCGCGAAGCCGCGCGCAAGGCACGCGAACTGACGCGCCGCAAAGGCATCATGGACGGCCTCGGTCTGTCCGCCAAGCTGGCCGACTGCCAGGAAAAAGATCCGGCGCTGTGCGAACTCTACATCGTCGAGGGTGACTCCGCGGGCGGCTCCGCCAAGCAGGGCCGCGACCGCAAGTTCCAGGCAATCCTGCCGCTGCGCGGCAAGGTCCTGAACGTCGAAAAGGCGCGCTTCGAAAAGATGCTGTCCAGCGAACAGATCACCACCCTGATCGCCACGCTCGGCACCTCCATCGGCCCGGACGAATTCAACGTCGAAAAACTGCGCTATCACCGCATCATCATCATGACCGATGCGGACGTCGACGGCGCCCACATCCGCACGCTGCTGCTGACGCTGCTGTATCGCCAGATGCCGCAACTGGTCGAGCGCGGCCACGTCTACATCGCGCAGCCGCCGCTGTACAAGGTCAAGCACGGCAGGGATGAGCGCTACCTGAAGGATAATGTCGAAGAGGCGCAATACATGATGCAGGTTGCGCTGCACGACGCCGCACTGGTCCCGGCAGAGGGCGCAGCACCGATCACCGACGATGCGCTGGCTGAGTTGGTGCGTCAGTACAACACCGCCAACGCCATCATCATGCGCCTGGCACGTGCGATGGACGAAGCCGCACTGTCGGCCATCATGACCGGCGTCACGCTCAACCTCGACACGGTCGCCGACGCCGAGACATCCGCTGCCGCCCTGACCAGGGCGATCAACGAGCCAGGCGTCGAAATCATCGTCAAGTCCGACGAACTGTCCGACAAGCACATGCTGCGCGTCCAGCGCCACCATTTCGGCAACCTGAAGGTCAGCGTGATGGATGCCGACTTCGTCGCCAGCCCCGACTACCAGATTCTTGCCAACGCCGCCGCCACCTTCAAGGGCCTGATCGGAGCAGGTGCGCTGGTGCGTCGCGGTCAGGGGGAGAAAGCCAAGGAAATCGCCATCCGCGACTTCCACGAAGCGATGAACTGGTTGCGCGACGAAGCCGAACGCGGCGTCTCCAAGCAGCGCTACAAAGGTCTGGGCGAAATGAACCCCGCACAGTTGTGGGAAACCACGATGGACCCGACCGTGCGGCGTTTGCTGAGAGTGCAGATCGAAGACGCGATCGCAGCGGACCAGATCTTCAGCACGCTGATGGGCGACGATGTGGAGCCGCGCCGGGCGTTCATTGAATTGAATGCGCTGCAGGCGGGGAATATTGACGTGTGA
- a CDS encoding Fic/DOC family N-terminal domain-containing protein, with protein MTKIFPLDQLSTERFETPAILKKLATASRKLAELKGVAASIPNQGILITEKSVI; from the coding sequence ATGACCAAAATATTTCCGCTTGACCAATTAAGCACCGAGCGTTTTGAAACCCCGGCCATTCTCAAAAAGCTTGCAACCGCCAGTCGAAAACTGGCTGAACTGAAAGGTGTGGCCGCCTCGATTCCCAACCAAGGCATTCTTATTACAGAGAAGTCAGTAATTTAG